In Carassius gibelio isolate Cgi1373 ecotype wild population from Czech Republic chromosome B17, carGib1.2-hapl.c, whole genome shotgun sequence, a single window of DNA contains:
- the akap12a gene encoding A-kinase anchor protein 12 isoform X14, whose product MGATASSAQRDSRCEEDTAVEELPAAESDARDDAGADNKLLQKNGQISSLNVKTSNHADELNGNFEERVLADVGSGFVTLKEDGTETIEDIQEMDALQPVMKNESTEMVDADSVTVKEETEEDDISEVGFKKIFRFVGFKFTLKKDTCENTESDGQAEKVTSPSEDSSDTQENSTVAANENTPAETREIEVSSQPDAAEPSQQTDNEKELDQDIKIVEHHVEDTPEKELEKEGSPELEEPISPIKQFFTQGIFASLRKKKKEEEMLKESKEDEIKRIERMGLEEAKKEDSKCICLDIPHITSEEEKDTQEKDNDTLLPEGEFQNSLEKDKVQGSPLKRLFRKFSTKRQRESKSAEKVIEAEEQVSEHPKPSLELTELAEVEEPVVGEPKPDEEELVANVSPQETKKKPDTTASWEALICGGSAKKRARKTNEDETPEKREVYEKATDSPLGSSTEGDYDHLTSSNEQSGSPAEEEMGSTWKTLKKMVIQKRKVRTGENSTPEQIPSDSEMNKDEPFTMKKLIPGHKKRKSDESKDQTSSDGAAKDHKTGDEDDETPAIIPLSEYEIIEPESLKELHEQQVEITIEHEMPEMASPVLEQDTSDNLLPKVAATVPINTGPTVICGLPEDFEELTDFLSKHQQLSDIPEEGIIEESIETPKSSAEWTTQDDTLAEDIVELTADAVTAPEPSSEQFIGDDTTEMVSAVSQLTNSPRSSGHFTPVSAEYGLQTPDVILQEAIQSICMTPSVQSVTTKDESQESLAISFSPYIVQSSTTEETKVLVAHKKTEATAICTGLESQEIESVEEHLPAPLVEVIPEVSDAVPTELVSDNFKNETEVAGLWTDEVYEAEIKKLKTEYQELIVSEKESATETELSVEQVIPLVAEPLVGESEETHMEKQREECTTSIELRQVIETMQSEAGLEQVMSDYTHDPETECPLHSVLEEPVYEQPVAAEPEKDLTLSDVKLFVAEYDQPASTELVETSTQGDTDISKEVKEIEINASAVECLEVTATDSIISPIPDHIQAETLGLEGSLKLEAAESMQVEACEIQFDIKDAVLLAGDSAVAVEDISGKIQEKDYEQTAQQDIKEIHVEEETGDDVASEAVKNISEAGDESLAREQLPAKGVSLPEPVLVEETEEHQKEDTKMHLDDKVEDGTDGIFVKEEEEHAVKEGQPLTNTGSNETPIYESPEIIVDPGSEIGEMVYKIREHTVVSAFSKDLSEHTETPELPHTRSEVIQIPLEIVLPEVEAEPVAPEIAQPATTENIKTGKVLEMVAIIENTTKQSGKEKPMVPEPVTQVLSKSKLPKATEQEGEEIDGDQSPAMTSSEMKEIAVPEEKDTMAVAPKPEPEGVDSEMTMIKIPTITVLAQNYTAAETEVSNMSEKENEEDENASLKCESLEQVTEKILSNELHVDKTEIKDEIPAVIEITTIAQESPLTSEVTAKTPEVAVSEIQSEVVSELRAETLEVREPKVEIPVVSEVKVETAVVAELEVETPVVTSVAKELELETLVVTSMAKTTDTNNSAVTSQNQNIDSDTSVLTTVIKEQVVEIPTVISVVVTPATPLDELTPVVTLGNGSKDVPPVKETPVETLNVESVIVKTAVSPVVEIQNVIPVVATPDLGSVIVTEAASPVVSTGTVTTKIEETPVLSTVVETPVFSVTEVKSTPATVEKTVVSPVLQIPATVTSFVETPAVDSVKETVPLEEVTLDVTSFAETHVSQVIETLIVSVTSVKPTVVEMAKTPDTEMPAMSSMTVAEAVSPVVGTSSGTPVASETIMIPEVKTSVVTSAAETSLVTPAVETPAQISVIATNAAPPVTPAATAASETSEAVETAIVESPPVAVVETPVVTQVVETLGKVLVMVTETVPLVDVSEETAAVETPVEFPVLQTSVVNSAPVAEDKTPLVTPVVQTSGQVSVIVTESAPPVDVSAVTSAVETPVVIPVVETPILNSAPVAVDQTPVVTPVVQTPGQVSVMVTETAPPVNVSVLTAAVETPVVIPLVETSIVKSNPVAVVETPVVTPVVQTPGKVSVMVTEPAPPVVVSVVTAAVEAPLLIPEVETPIVKSTPVAVVKTPVVTPVVQTSCQVSEKVTDTIPPVVVSAVTATVETPVKIPLVEAPVVKSTPVAVVETPVVTPVVQTSCQVSEKVTDTIPPVVVSAVTATVETPVMIPVVETPVVKSTPVAVVETPVVTPVVQTPGQVLVAVTEATPPAVVSAVTAAAETPVVISVVERSVVSLVLETTTEAPTAIAMAERPVMIPVVQTPVLVSVIAKEAAPPVFLPAVTAGPEVETPVSVPEAPAVILAVQTPMKEQVAQTRTTPAMVLVKATSVVTGMEAPTVTGTPLSHGVMGPAVATVIVATAPPVATPEVKKTMLQVVEQEKREAKSEASVVSKDVEPPFVAAKEVKISVLTQECISDEENGKASLRHTSTEPQSEVEEDVWEDAVDNIGDSPCQVTYTEDAPQDTAAKQTSDAAI is encoded by the exons ATGGGAGCTACGGCATCCTCCGCGCAACGGGACAGCAGATGTGAGGAGGACACAGCGGTGGAGGAGCTCCCTGCAGCGGAGAGCGATGCTCGGGACGACGCCGGTGCTGATAACAAG TTATTACAGAAAAATGGCCAGATCTCCAGTTTGAATGTAAAGACAAGCAACCATGCAGATGAATTAAATGGCAACTTTGAGGAGAGAGTACTTGCAGATG TTGGCTCAGGGTTTGTTACTCTGAAAGAAGATGGCACAGAAACAATTGAAGACATCCAGGAAATGGATGCTCTTCAACCAGTAATGAAGAATGAGAGCACAGAGATGGTTGATGCAGATAGTGTGACTGTGAAGGAGGAAACTGAGGAGGATGATATCAGTGAAGTTGGGTTCAAAAAAATCTTCAGATTTGTTGGATTTAAGTTTACCCTAAAAAAAGACACATGTGAAAACACTGAATCAGATGGACAAGCAGAAAAAGTTACAAGTCCCTCAGAGGACTCCAGTGACACCCAGGAGAACAGTACAGTAGCAGCAAATGAAAACACACCTGCTGAGACACGAGAAATTGAGGTGTCTTCCCAGCCTGATGCAGCTGAACCCTCTCAACAAACAGACAATGAAAAAGAGCTGGATCAGGACATAAAGATAGTGGAACATCATGTGGAGGACACACCTGAGAAAGAACTGGAAAAAGAAGGAAGTCCTGAGCTGGAGGAACCAATTTCACCAATCAAGCAATTCTTTACACAAGGAATTTTTGCCagtttgagaaagaaaaagaaagaagaggaaaTGCTAAAAGAGAGTAAGGAAGACGAAATCAAGAGAATTGAGAGAATGGGTTTAGAAGAGGCCAAAAAAGAAGACAGTAAATGTATATGCCTTGATATCCCTCATATTACATCAGAGGAAGAAAAAGATACACAGGAGAAAGACAATGACACATTGTTACCTGAAGGAGAGTTTCAGAATTCTCTAGAGAAAGATAAGGTACAAGGAAGTCCACTTAAAAGACTTTTCAGGAAATTTTCCACAAAAAGGCAGCGAGAAAGTAAATCTGCAGAAAAGGTGATTGAGGCAGAAGAACAAGTCTCTGAACACCCAAAACCATCCTTGGAATTGACAGAGCTCGCAGAAGTGGAGGAACCAGTGGTTGGGGAACCAAAACCTGATGAAGAGGAGCTGGTGGCTAATGTAAGCCCTCAAGAGACCAAAAAGAAACCTGACACCACCGCTTCCTGGGAGGCACTGATTTGTGGTGGTTCTGCTAAAAAAAGAGCTAGAAAAACAAATGAGGATGAAACACCAGAGAAAAGAGAAGTATATGAAAAAGCAACTGACTCTCCATTGGGAAGTTCAACAGAGGGGGATTATGATCATCTCACATCATCTAATGAACAAAGTGGAAGTCCTGCTGAAGAAGAGATGGGATCCACATGGAAGACGTTAAAAAAAATGGTCATCCAGAAGAGAAAGGTCAGAACTGGAGAAAATAGTACCCCTGAGCAGATACCTTCAGATAGTGAGATGAACAAAGACGAACCGTTTACTATGAAGAAACTCATTCCAGGGCATAAAAAGAGAAAATCAGATGAAAGCAAAGACCAGACATCGTCCGATGGGGCTGCAAAGGATCATAAAAcaggtgatgaagatgatgagacCCCAGCTATTATTCCTCTGTCTGAGTATGAAATAATTGAGCCTGAAAGTCTGAAGGAGTTGCATGAGCAACAAGTTGAAATCACAATAGAACATGAGATGCCAGAGATGGCTTCACCAGTGTTAGAACAAGACACATCTGATAACTTGTTGCCAAAAGTTGCAGCTACAGTTCCAATTAACACTGGACCAACAGTCATATGTGGATTACCAGAAGACTTTGAAGAACTTACAGACTTCTTGAGCAAACATCAGCAACTGAGTGATATTCCAGAAGAAGGCATCATTGAGGAAAGCATTGAAACACCAAAATCCTCTGCTGAGTGGACAACACAGGATGACACCTTAGCTGAGGACATTGTGGAGTTGACAGCAGATGCGGTCACTGCCCCAGAACCATCAAGTGAACAATTTATTGGGGATGACACTACTGAAATGGTCTCGGCAGTCTCGCAACTAACCAATTCACCCAGGTCATCTGGGCATTTTACACCAGTGTCAGCTGAATATGGCTTACAAACACCAGATGTGATCCTACAGGAAGCTATTCAATCTATCTGCATGACTCCAAGTGTTCAGTCAGTAACTACAAAAGATGAAAGCCAAGAATCTCTGGCCATATCATTTTCACCTTATATTGTGCAGTCCTCCACAACAGAGGAAACAAAGGTTTTGGTTGCACATAAGAAAACTGAGGCAACAGCAATATGTACAGGACTGGAATCTCAAGAAATAGAATCTGTTGAAGAACATCTCCCTGCACCCTTAGTGGAGGTAATACCTGAAGTAAGTGATGCTGTCCCGACTGAATTAGTCTCTGAtaactttaaaaatgaaactgaagTTGCAGGACTTTGGACAGATGAGGTCTATGAGGCTGAAATTAAGAAACTAAAGACTGAGTATCAGGAATTAATTGTAAGTGAAAAGGAATCTGCCACTGAAACTGAGCTAAGTGTAGAGCAAGTTATTCCGTTAGTGGCAGAGCCTCTTGTGGGAGAATCAGAGGAGACTCATATGGAGAAACAAAGAGAGGAATGTACAACTAGTATTGAACTCAGACAGGTAATTGAGACAATGCAAAGTGAAGCTGGGCTGGAACAGGTTATGTCAGATTACACCCATGATCCTGAAACAGAGTGTCCACTGCATTCAGTGTTAGAGGAACCTGTATATGAACAACCAGTAGCGGCTGAACCTGAAAAAGACCTCACGCTTTCAGATGTTAAATTGTTCGTTGCTGAGTATGATCAACCTGCATCAACTGAATTAGTTGAGACTTCGACACAAGGTGATACAGACATAAGTAAAGAAGTCAAAGAAATAGAAATTAATGCTTCTGCTGTGGAGTGTCTGGAAGTCACAGCGACTGATAGTATTATAAGTCCAATTCCAGATCACATACAGGCAGAGACACTGGGGTTAGAAGGGAGTTTAAAATTAGAAGCAGCTGAATCAATGCAAGTTGAAGCCTGTGAAATACAATTTGACATAAAAGATGCAGTCTTATTAGCAGGTGATTCAGCAGTGGCTGTGGAGGACATCAGTGGGAAAATACAAGAAAAAGATTATGAACAAACGGCACAGCAGGACATTAAGGAAATACATGTAGAAGAAGAAACAGGGGATGATGTTGCTTCAGAAGctgttaaaaatatttcagaagcTGGAGATGAATCATTAGCCAGAGAACAGCTGCCAGCCAAGGGGGTGTCACTTCCAGAACCAGTATTAGTTGAAGAGACTGAAGAGCACCAGAAAGAAGACACTAAAATGCATTTGGATGATAAAGTGGAAGATGGAACGGATGGGATTTTtgtgaaagaggaagaggaacatGCAGTGAAGGAAGGGCAGCCTCTGACAAACACTGGCAGCAATGAAACTCCTATTTATGAATCTCCTGAAATAATTGTTGATCCAGGAAGTGAAATTGGAGAGATGGTTTATAAAATAAGAGAACACACAGTTGTTTCAGCATTTTCAAAAGATTTATCTGAGCACACAGAAACACCAGAATTGCCTCACACTAGGTCTGAAGTCATACAAATACCGCTAGAAATAGTATTGCCAGAAGTTGAAGCAGAACCTGTAGCACCAGAAATTGCACAACCAGCAACAACAGAGAATATTAAAACTGGTAAAGTTTTAGAAATGGTTGCCATTATTGAGAACACAACAAAACAATCTGGGAAAGAGAAGCCTATGGTACCTGAACCAGTAACACAGGTTCTTTCAAAATCTAAGCTACCAAAAGCAACAGAACAAGAGGGTGAAGAAATAGATGGTGACCAGTCCCCAGCAATGACATCATCAGAAATGAAAGAAATTGCAGTTCCAGAAGAAAAAGATACAATGGCTGTTGCTCCCAAACCAGAACCAGAAGGGGTTGATTCAGAGATGACTATGATTAAAATACCTACCATCACAGTGCTGGCACAAAATTATACTGCTGCAGAAACAGAGGTTAGTAATATGAGTGAAAAGGAGAATGAAGAAGATGAAAATGCTAGTCTAAAATGTGAATCTCTTGAACAGGTTACAGAAAAGATACTGTCAAATGAGTTGCATGTAGACAAGACAGAAATTAAAGATGAAATACCTGCAGTAATCGAAATAACAACCATTGCACAAGAATCACCACTGACCTCTGAAGTAACAGCAAAAACACCAGAAGTTGCTGTTTCTGAGATACAGTCAGAAGTAGTCAGTGAACTCAGGGCTGAGACACTTGAAGTGAGAGAACCAAAGGTAGAAATTCCTGTGGTATCAGAAGTGAAAGTAGAGACAGCTGTAGTAGCTGAGCTGGAAGTGGAGACACCAGTTGTCACCTCAGTGGCTAAAGAACTTGAATTAGAAACACTAGTGGTTACATCTATGGCAAAAACAACTGATACCAATAATTCCGCTGTTACATCACAAAATCAAAACATAGACTCTGACACATCAGTGTTAACAACGGTGATCAAAGAGCAAGTAGTGGAGATTCCCACTGTTATTTCTGTGGTAGTGACACCAGCTACACCTTTAGATGAATTAACACCAGTTGTAACTCTAGGCAATGGGTCAAAGGATGTACCTCCTGTAAAAGAGACACCTGTCGAAACACTAAATGTCGAATCAGTGATTGTGAAGACTGCTGTGTCCCCAGTAGTAGAGATACAGAATGTGATTCCAGTGGTAGCAACACCAGATCTTGGTTCAGTAATAGTAACAGAAGCTGCATCTCCAGTGGTAAGTACAGGAACAGTGACTACTAAAATAGAAGAAACACCAGTTTTGAGCACCGTTGTAGAAACACCTGTTTTTTCTGTCACAGAAGTAAAATCAACTCCAGCTACAGTAGAGAAAACAGTAGTGTCCCCTGTATTACAGATCCCAGCCACAGTAACATCTTTTGTGGAGACTCCAGCTGTTGATTCAGTCAAAGAAACTGTACCTCTAGAAGAGGTTACACTAGATGTGACCTCATTTGCAGAAACACATGTAAGCCAAGTAATTGAAACTCTCATTGTCTCCGTCACATCAGTAAAACCAACTGTAGTGGAAATGGCAAAGACACCAGACACTGAGATGCCAGCTATGAGTTCAATGACAGTGGCAGAGGCTGTATCTCCTGTAGTAGGTACATCATCTGGAACTCCAGTAGCATCAGAAACAATTATGATCCCAGAAGTAAAAACTTCAGTAGTAACTTCAGCCGCAGAGACATCACTTGTGACACCAGCAGTAGAAACACCAGCTCAGATTTCAGTAATTGCAACAAATGCAGCACCTCCAGTAACTCCAGCAGCAACTGCAGCATCAGAAACATCAGAAGCTGTAGAAACAGCTATTGTAGAGTCACCTCCAGTTGCAGTGGTTGAGACACCAGTTGTGACCCAAGTGGTAGAGACACTAGGTAAGGTTTTAGTGATGGTAACAGAGACTGTCCCTCTGGTAGATGTTTCAGAAGAAACTGCAGCAGTAGAAACACCTGTTGAGTTCCCAGTATTACAAACTTCCGTTGTTAATTCAGCTCCAGTTGCAGAGGATAAGACACCACTTGTGACCCCAGTTGTGCAGACATCAGGTCAGGTTTCAGTGATTGTAACAGAGAGTGCACCTCcagtagatgtttctgcagtaacTTCAGCAGTAGAAACACCTGTTGTAATCCCAGTAGTAGAAACTCCCATATTAAATTCAGCTCCAGTTGCAGTGGATCAGACACCAGTTGTGACCCCAGTGGTACAGACACCAGGGCAGGTTTCTGTTATGGTAACAGAGACTGCACCTCCAGTAAATGTTTCAGTATTGACTGCAGCAGTAGAAACACCTGTTGTGATCCCATTAGTAGAAACTTCTATTGTAAAGTCAAATCCAGTTGCAGTGGTTGAGACACCAGTTGTGACCCCAGTGGTACAGACACCAGGTAAAGTTTCAGTTATGGTAACAGAGCCTGCACCTCCAGTAGTTGTATCAGTGGTTACTGCAGCAGTAGAGGCACCTCTTTTAATCCCAGAAGTAGAAACTCCTATTGTAAAGTCAACTCCAGTTGCAGTGGTTAAGACACCAGTTGTGACTCCAGTTGTGCAGACATCATGTCAGGTTTCAGAAAAGGTAACAGACACTATACCTCCAGTAGTTGTTTCAGCAGTAACTGCAACAGTAGAAACACCTGTTAAGATCCCCTTAGTAGAAGCGCCAGTTGTAAAGTCAACTCCAGTTGCAGTGGTTGAGACACCAGTAGTGACCCCAGTTGTGCAGACATCATGTCAGGTTTCAGAAAAGGTAACAGACACTATACCTCCAGTAGTTGTTTCAGCAGTAACTGCAACAGTAGAAACACCTGTTATGATCCCAGTAGTAGAAACTCCAGTTGTAAAGTCAACTCCAGTTGCAGTGGTTGAGACACCAGTAGTGACCCCAGTGGTACAGACACCAGGTCAG GTTTTAGTTGCAGTAACAGAAGCTACTCCTCCAGCAGTTGTTTCAGCAGTGACTGCAGCAGCAGAAACACCTGTTGTGATCTCAGTAGTGGAAAGATCAGTTGTGAGCCTAGTACTAGAAACTACAACAGAAGCACCAACTGCAATTGCAATGGCAGAGAGACCTGTTATGATCCCAGTGGTACAGACACCAGTTCTGGTTTCAGTGATTGCAAAAGAGGCTGCACCTCCAGTATTTCTACCAGCAGTGACTGCAGGACCAGAGGTGGAGACACCAGTTTCAGTACCAGAAGCACCTGCTGTGATCCTAGCAGTACAAACACCAATGAAAGAACAGGTAGCACAGACACGGACAACACCAGCCATGGTCTTAGTAAAGGCAACATCAGTTGTAACTGGGATGGAGGCACCCACTGTGACCGGGACACCTTTATCCCATGGGGTGATGGGACCAGCTGTTGCCACAGTTATAGTAGCAACAGCTCCACCTGTTGCTACACCAGAAGTAAAGAAAACAATGTTGCAGGTAGTTGAACAGGAGAAAAGGGAAGCAAAGTCAGAGGCTTCAGTTGTGTCTAAAGATGTTGAACCACCATTTGTGGCTGCGAAAGAGGTAAAGATATCAGTTTTAACTCAAGAGTGTATATCAGATGAAGAAAATGGGAAGGCTTCCTTGCGGCATACTTCAACAGAACCTCAGTCAGAGGTAGAGGAGGATGTGTGGGAGGATGCTGTAGATAATATTGGAGATTCCCCATGTCAGGTGACATACACAGAGGATGCGCCCCAAGATACTGCTGCTAAACAAACATCTGATGCTGCAATTTGA